Genomic window (Burkholderiales bacterium):
TCCTCGCCGCCAAAGCCCAGCGAACCTTCAAGCAGGCCCGGCACAAACCACTTGAATCCCACTGGCACCTCGACCAGCGCGCGCTTGATTTTGGCGGCCACACGGTCGATAACACTGCTGCTCACCACGGTTTTGCCGATGGCTGCGTCTGCGCGCCAGCCTGGGCGATGGGTAAAAAGGTAAAAGATCGCCGCAGCCAGAAAATGATTGGGATTCATCAGGCCGGCGCTGCGTGTGACAATGCCGTGCCGGTCACTATCGGTATCGTTGCCAAAAGCGATGTCGAAGCGGTCTTTGAGCGCGATCAGCTTCGCCATAGCATAGGGCGACGAACAATCCATGCGGATCTTGCCATCCCAATCCAAAGACATGAAGCGAAAAGTCGGATCGACTGTTTTGTTCACCAATTCCACCTCAATATCGTAGCGTTCGGCAATTGGCTGCCAGTACGCTACGTTCGCTCCACCCAGCGGATCAGCGCCAATCTTGAGCTTAGCGTTTCGGATGATTTCCATGTCCACAACTGAATCCAGATCGCGCACGTAAGAATCGACAAAATCATAAGTTCGAGTTGTGGCGGCATGGCTGGCTTTTTCATACGCGATTCTTAGCACGCCCTTGAGACGGTTCGTGAGGTACAGGTTTGCTTTATCTTCGATCCAGCGAGTTACATCGGTATCCGCGGGTCCGCCGTGCGGCGGGTTGTATTTGAAGCCGCCGTCATCCGGCGGATTATGCGACGGTGTAATTACAATGCCATCCGCCAAGCCCGCGGTGCGGCCGCGGTTATATATAAGGATGGCATGAGACACCACAGGGGTAGGCGTAAAACCATTAGCACAATCGATCATGGCGTCAACCCCGTTTGCTGCGAGCACCTCCAACGCTGTTTTAAAGGCTGGCTCCGACAGCGCGTGCGTGTCTTTTCCGATATAAAGAGGGCCGGTGGTGCCCTGACTGTTGCGGTAGTCGCAAATTGCCTGGGTGATCGCCAACACATGCACCTCATTGAATGTGCCACGAAGCGACGAGCCCCGGTGACCACTGGTGCCAAAACTTACCTGTTGCGCGCTATCGCCAATGTCAGGCTTGCGCGCGTAGTATTCTTTTCGCAGCTTATTAACATCGACCAGCAGCTCCTTGGGAGCAGGCTTACCGGCAAGAGGATGGATAGCCATTGGATTACCTCGGCTGTAAATTCCTTTCGCTAGCCGCCTCAAGTGGCAGCACGAGAAAAACCATAGAGCGCGGCTGCACCGCATAGGTCGCCTGTTCCACGAAAGGCGCTTTTTCCCAGGGATGGAAGTCATCGGGTGATGCGAGCGCAGTGTCGACACAGCGCCGCCAGCGCTGATGATTTTCCGCAGGAGCGGGCGGCAACTCGAAAGTCAACGGTTCCCAATAAGCATTGAGCATCCCGTGGAAGAGAAAACGCGCGCGCAGGCTGCGGAACGTGAAGGCCAGGGCATGCGAATTTTCGCCCCAATCCGGGCGGTTAAGCTCCACCCCGTGCCACTCGATTTTTGCGCGCTCCAAAAGTTGATTGAGGCTTTGCTTGCCTTGTTCCGCAACCAAATCGCGGCGCTGGCGAAACGCGTTAAGCAACTTGACAAACCGGTGAATGTCGGCATGCCGCTCCAATAGACTCCAGTCAAACCAGCTGATATCGCTGTCCTGGCAATACGCATTGTTATTGCCCCGCTGGCTGCGGCGCACCTCATCGCCCATGAGCAGCATCGGAGTTCCAGCCGCCAGCATTTCCAGCGCGAAAAAGTTCTTAACCTGGCGGTTGCGCAGCGCTTCAATCGCAACATCGTCAGTCGGTCCTTCCGTCCCGCAATTCCAGCTCATATTGTCGTCTGAACCGTCGCGATTATTTTCACCGTTGGCTTCGTTGTGTTTATGGTTGTAAGAGACCAGGTCATTGAGGGTAAAACCGTCGTGACAGGTCACAAAATTGATGCTGTGCTCGGCCTCACGTTCCTTGTGACCGTAAATATCCGGACTCCCAAGGAGCCGGGCGGCCAAGTTGGATACTGTGCCGTTGTCCCCCTTCAAAAAACGCCGCACGTCGTCGCGAAATCGTCCGTTCCACTCGTGCCAGGCGTCGCCAACGAAGCTACCCACCTGATAGAGTCCCGCTGCATCCCACGCTTCTGCAATCAACTTGGTGCCGGACAATAAAGGATCGGATTCGATATCCCAGAGGACGGGAGGGTTCGGCAACGGATGGCCCGCCTCGTCGCGCGAGAGGATCGATGCGAGGTCAAAACGGAAGCCGTCAACGTGCATCTGCGTCACCCAGTAGCGCAAGCTATCCTGTATCAGCCGGCGCACAATCGGCTGGTTCGCGTTCAGCGTGTTGCCACATCCGGTATAGTCAGCGTAACGCGATTTATCTTTTTCCAGGATGTAGAAGAAATCATCGGCCAGGCCGCGATAGCAAAGCGTCGGCCCGTTCTGGCCGCCTTCCGCGGTGTGGTTGTAGACCACATCGAGAATGACCTCGATCCCGGCACGGTGGAATGCCTTTATCATGTCGCGAAATTCATCAAGGACGCGGAGCGGTTCCTTGCGCGAACTGTACGCATGATGCGGGGCGAAAAATGAGACCGGCTGATATCCCCAATAGTTCACCCGACCTTCTGGCGCATCCTGCGGATCGAACTGAAAAACCGGCAATAGCTCAACCGCGGTGATACCCAGATCTTCAAGGTAGGGAATCTTTTCGATTAGCCCGGCGTACGTCCCACGCTTCGCGGTTCCGATGCCTGAGCTCGGATGCCGGGTAAAACCTCCGACGTGCATTTCATAGATCACGGTCTCCGCGAATGGCCGCTTGAGCGGAAGATCGCCTTCCCAGTCATAAGTGCGGGGATCGGCCACGACGCTTTTCATCGCAGTCGCTGCGTTGCCGCCCGGCTGGCGTGCTGCCTTGCGGTCGTAAGCATCGGGAACCGCGACGGCAAGACCGTAAGGGTCCAGAAGAATCTTCTCGCCATCGAACCGCAAGCCGCGTTCCGGCCGGAACAGCCCATGGACACGGTAGCCATAAATCTGGCCCGGTTTAAGATCCGGCACAAAGATATGCCAGTAATGGTAAGTGCGGTTTCGGCTTGAATCGAGCGCGATGACAGTGGACGGCTTTGCGGCGTTTAGGTCATCGAATAACAGCAGCTCAACAAGGGTGGCATTTCTTGAAAATACGCTGAAGTTGACGCCGCCGCTACAAACAGTCGCGCCGAGAGGAGCGCTCGAACTTTTTTTGGCAACGTCGATTTTCATTTTTATTGCCCACCTAGTGCTACTGGATTTAGCTTAGAAGGATGTCGACGATGCCCTCGCACCCGAAATCCAATTCATTACCTGCCAACATTAGCGCCGCGCCTTATAATTCCACCTTTACCGGCTGCACATTCCAGATCTCATCGCAATATTCCCTTATGGCACGGTCGGACGAAAACTTGCCGCTGCGCGCGGTGTTGAAGATCGACATGCGCGTCCAGTTTTCGACGTCCAGCCATGCTGAACTAACCTGTTCCTGGCAGGCGACGTACGCTGCGTAGTCGGCAAGTACCAGAAATGGGTCGGACTGGGTCAGATTCTCTACCAGCGGGCGGAATACCTCGATATCGCCGCGCGAGAAGCGGCCGTTCCCAATGAGTTCCAGTACCGCGCGCAGTTCAGCGTTGCCTTGAACGTGGCCGGCGGGCCTGTACCCTTCGCGCTTGACGCGCTCGACTTCGTCAGCCGCGAGCCCGAACAGAAAGAAATTTTCCTCACCCGCTTCTTCGCGTATCTCGACATTGGCACCATCGAGCGTGCCGATGGTGAGCGCTCCGTTGAGCATGAACTTCATGTTGCCGGTGCCTGAGGCCTCCTTGCCGGCAGTCGATATCTGCTCGGATAAATCGGCTGCCGGATAAATAATTTGTGCGCTTTGAACGTTGAAATTGGGAACGAAGGCGACTTTCATTCGCGTATTCACATCCGGGTCTGCGTTGACCGTCTCGGCAACGGCATTGATAAGCTTGATGATGCGCTTGGCCATGAAATAGCCGGGCGCTGCCTTACCGCCGAAGATGAAAGCGCGCGGCGGAACCGCGAGCGCAGGATTTTCCTTGAGCCGGCGATAGAGAGTGATAATGTGCAGCACGTTCAGATGTTGGCGCTTATATTCGTGGATACGCTTGACCTGGATGTCGAACAACCAGTGGGGTTCAAGCTCAATTCCGGTATGTGCATGGATATAGGCGGCGAGCCGTTGCTTATTGGCTTGTTTGATTGCGCGCCATTCGCGCTGGAACGCTGCGTCATCGGCAAAGGATTCCAGCTTGCGCAGTATTCCCATGTCCATTAGCCACTTACCGCCGAGTGTGCTGTTGAGCAGCTCGCGCAGCCGTGGGTTGGCGAGCGCAAGAAAGCGGCGCGGCGTAACGCCGTTGGTCTTGTTGCTGAAGCGTTCCGGCCACATTTCGTAGAAATCCTTCAGCACGCTGGCTTTGAGCAGATCGGAGTGCAGCGCGGCAACTCCGTTGATGGCATGGCTTCCCACGGTGGCCAGATGTGCCATGCGCACTCGTTTGTCGCCCTCCTCGGCGATCAGCGACATCCTCGCCACGCGTGATTCGTCACCCGGGAAACGCGCGCGCACCTCATCCAGAAAGCGGCGGTTGATCTCGTAAGTAATCTCGAGATGTCGCGGCAGGAACTCGCGGAACATTTCCAGCGGCCAGGTCTCCAGCGCCTCGGGCAGCAGCGTGTGGTTGGTGTAGCCAAAGGTCTCCACGGTAATAGCCCAAGCCGTGTCCCAATCGAGGCGCCGTTCGTCCACCAGGAGACGCATCAGTTCGGCCACACTTATCGACGGATGTGTGTCGTTTAGTTGCACTGCAAAGGTTTGCGCGAAGTACTGCACCGGCACGCCGGCTAAATCGAGTATATGCAGCAAATCTTGCAGGGAACAGGAAACAAAGAAATACTGCTGACCCAGCCGCAGCCGCTTGCCGATCTCGGGCTCATCGTTTGGATAAAGTACTTTGGTTACGGTCTCGGACGAAAGTTTCTCCGCCACTGCTTGATAATAATCTCCAACATTAAAAGCCTGGAAATCGAATGACTCGACTGCCTCAGCACTCCAAAGCCGCAAGGTATTGCAGGTGTTGACGCCGTAGCCTTGAATCGGGGTATCGTAGGCAGTGCCTTTAACTACCCTGTCGGGCACCCAGCGCACGCGATTACGGCCTTCTTCATCGCGGTAATGTTCAGTATGGCCGCCCCAGTTAACGTAATGAACAACTCCGGGCTTTGCGATCTCCCAGGGATTGCCGTAGCGCAACCATTTGTCGGTGGCTTCGGTCTGCCAGCCGTCACGGATCTCCTGATTAAAGATGCCAAATTCATAGCGGATCCCGTAGCCGATCGCCGGGCGCTGCAAGGTTGCAAGCGAATCGAGATAACACGCGGCGAGCCTTCCCAAGCCGCCATTGCCCAATCCGGGTTCTTCCTCGCACCCCAAGATAACATCGAGGTCCTGGCCGAGTTCGGCCAACGCGGTACGCGCCTCTTGTTCAATGCCGAGGTTCAACAGGTTGTTGCCCAAATGCGGTCCCATGAGAAATTCCGCCGAGAGATAAACTGCAACCTTTCGTCGGATTTCGAAAACAGTCTGCGTAGAGCTGATCCAGCGGCGCTGCATGCGGTCACGCACGGCAAGCGCGAGCGCGCGGTAATAGTCGTGTGGGCTCCAGACCGCAGCCACGCCCCCGACTGAATATTGCAGGTGATCGATCACAGCCTGTTTCAGCGCAGCGGCCTGCATGCCGGTGCGTACATCCACGCCCGCCCGAGTCGTGGCAGTCTTGGGCGCCGGTTTTCTCCTGCGTTTTATTGGGACCTTTGAGTCCATTGTCGCCTCTGGTATTTATTTGACATCGCAGTGTGCGCGCCTCGTCTGATCTGGGGAATGCTCAGGCACCGCTGAACCGCATTCAGACGCCACCCCGCGTTGCTGATTTCGTTGTAGCCAGCAGATGTACGCGAATTTAAAAAGTTGAAGGCTTTCGAGATTGCCCTCGACCCCGCCCGCAGAAATGGTCTCTGAAATTGCAACGATTTTTAGAATAAAACTACCCTGATTCGACGCAGGCTGCATTGACCTAGATCAATCACAATATCCTTCTAAAAGCGCCACGGCATGAATTGCTTTAGATCATTTAAGTTTCTCACCGATTGCAGCCGGGGTAAACAAGAGGCGCTTTCAAAACTAAAGTGAATCGCAGCTTACAAAAACGCGTCTCGCTGACGCGCGTCATTTCCCGGCTGCTGCTCCGGGCTCAAGCGCCTCCCGCACCCACGCCACGAGCAAGGTGTAGCCCACGGCGAGCACCACCGGACCGACAAAAATGCCGACAAGGCCAAACGCAATCAGACCGCCGATTACACCGGCAAAGACAAGCAGCAGCGGCAGATCAGCGCCCATTTTGATGAGAAGCGGCCGCAAAACGTGGTCGAGCCCGCTGACTATAATCGTCCAGACTAGGAGCGCAGTCGCCCAGCCGCCGTCGCCTTTCCAGTAAAGCCACGCTATCGCGCACACCAGTACCGGCACCGCCCCGATCTGCGCCAACGCGAGAATGAACATGATCGCCGTGAGAATTGCCGCGAACGGCACGCCTACAGCAAGGAGTCCGATGCCTCCGAGTCCGGCCTGAACGATTGATGCCACGACAACACCAAGCGCAACACCGCGAATTGCCTGCGCAGCGAGCCGCATGGCGAGTTCGCCACGCGCTCCCGCGAGCCGCTGGCCGAATTGGCACACACCGGCAGCGGCCACTTCGCCGCGCGCATAGAGAATTCCGGCGATGATCACTGTGAGCAGGAACTGGCCGGTCATCACTCCGAAACTTCCGACCTCTTTTACAAACCAGTGAGCCAGGATTCGCGCATATGGCGCGACTTTATGCGCGAGTTCCTCCGGCGCCGATGCAGCGAGGTCGTTCCATGCGCTTGCAATTCTTCCACCAAAAAAAGGTATTCTGTGCAACCAATCGGGTGGCAGCGGCATGCTTACTGTGGCGAGCGATTTTGTCCAGCCGGCAATGGTATCAGCATTGGCGGCGATGGCGCTAATTGCGAGCGCCAAAGGGATAAGAAAAATAAGCAGCAGCGCAATTGTCATCGCCAGGACCGCGAGCGAGCGGCGTTTCCACAGTCGTTCCTGTACGCGCAGCATGAGCGGCCAGGTCGCCACCACGATCATCGTCGCCCAGATGAGCGCAGGAAGAAACGGCCGCGTGATCCAGAATGAAGCGGCAATGAGCCCAACCATAAAAATTACCGCGAACGTCGCGCGGGCAAGGTCAACAGGAGTATTTGTCATGGTGATCCACTAAACACCGGGGGGTCGGAAGCAACTATTCTTGAAGCCAATATCTTAGTTATCTATATAATTTTTGGATCCAAACCGTTTTGAGATTCCACTCCAAAATTTGCGGCATTTCGGCCGCCAGGGCCAGCAGCACCGTCCGCTGACAAAATGCGACATCCGATCGTTGTTCTGACTAAAACCAAGCGGGTCGATCAATGCGATGGATTTCCAACGGCAAACGAGTCCTCTTCTATTCGCTTTGGAGTTCTACGTTGCAAGGCGTACTCCGCATACTGCTGAATGAGCTTCGCTACTACACCGGTCCAGCCCGTCTGGTGGCTTGCGCCGAGCCCAGCACCGGTCTCCCCGTGAAAGTATTCGTGAAAAAGAATCAGATCGCGCCAATGCGGATCGGTCTGGAATTTCTCGCGGCTTCCGTAAACCGGACGTCGGCCAGTTTCATCTTTAAGGAAGATCTTGATCAGCCGGAGCGAGAGTTCGCTTGTAACTTCCCAAAGCGTCACCTTGTTCCCGGATCCGCTGGGATACGAGACCTTGAAGTTGTCGCCGAGGAAGTAATCATGTTTTTGCAGCGCCTCAATGAGTAGGAAGTTCAAGGGAAACCATACTGGACCGCGCCAGTTTGAGTTGCCGCCGAAAAGTCCGGACGTGGACTCCGCAGGTTCATAGTCCAATA
Coding sequences:
- the glgX gene encoding glycogen debranching protein GlgX → MKIDVAKKSSSAPLGATVCSGGVNFSVFSRNATLVELLLFDDLNAAKPSTVIALDSSRNRTYHYWHIFVPDLKPGQIYGYRVHGLFRPERGLRFDGEKILLDPYGLAVAVPDAYDRKAARQPGGNAATAMKSVVADPRTYDWEGDLPLKRPFAETVIYEMHVGGFTRHPSSGIGTAKRGTYAGLIEKIPYLEDLGITAVELLPVFQFDPQDAPEGRVNYWGYQPVSFFAPHHAYSSRKEPLRVLDEFRDMIKAFHRAGIEVILDVVYNHTAEGGQNGPTLCYRGLADDFFYILEKDKSRYADYTGCGNTLNANQPIVRRLIQDSLRYWVTQMHVDGFRFDLASILSRDEAGHPLPNPPVLWDIESDPLLSGTKLIAEAWDAAGLYQVGSFVGDAWHEWNGRFRDDVRRFLKGDNGTVSNLAARLLGSPDIYGHKEREAEHSINFVTCHDGFTLNDLVSYNHKHNEANGENNRDGSDDNMSWNCGTEGPTDDVAIEALRNRQVKNFFALEMLAAGTPMLLMGDEVRRSQRGNNNAYCQDSDISWFDWSLLERHADIHRFVKLLNAFRQRRDLVAEQGKQSLNQLLERAKIEWHGVELNRPDWGENSHALAFTFRSLRARFLFHGMLNAYWEPLTFELPPAPAENHQRWRRCVDTALASPDDFHPWEKAPFVEQATYAVQPRSMVFLVLPLEAASERNLQPR
- a CDS encoding alpha-D-glucose phosphate-specific phosphoglucomutase, with amino-acid sequence MAIHPLAGKPAPKELLVDVNKLRKEYYARKPDIGDSAQQVSFGTSGHRGSSLRGTFNEVHVLAITQAICDYRNSQGTTGPLYIGKDTHALSEPAFKTALEVLAANGVDAMIDCANGFTPTPVVSHAILIYNRGRTAGLADGIVITPSHNPPDDGGFKYNPPHGGPADTDVTRWIEDKANLYLTNRLKGVLRIAYEKASHAATTRTYDFVDSYVRDLDSVVDMEIIRNAKLKIGADPLGGANVAYWQPIAERYDIEVELVNKTVDPTFRFMSLDWDGKIRMDCSSPYAMAKLIALKDRFDIAFGNDTDSDRHGIVTRSAGLMNPNHFLAAAIFYLFTHRPGWRADAAIGKTVVSSSVIDRVAAKIKRALVEVPVGFKWFVPGLLEGSLGFGGE
- the ydiK gene encoding AI-2E family transporter YdiK, whose product is MTNTPVDLARATFAVIFMVGLIAASFWITRPFLPALIWATMIVVATWPLMLRVQERLWKRRSLAVLAMTIALLLIFLIPLALAISAIAANADTIAGWTKSLATVSMPLPPDWLHRIPFFGGRIASAWNDLAASAPEELAHKVAPYARILAHWFVKEVGSFGVMTGQFLLTVIIAGILYARGEVAAAGVCQFGQRLAGARGELAMRLAAQAIRGVALGVVVASIVQAGLGGIGLLAVGVPFAAILTAIMFILALAQIGAVPVLVCAIAWLYWKGDGGWATALLVWTIIVSGLDHVLRPLLIKMGADLPLLLVFAGVIGGLIAFGLVGIFVGPVVLAVGYTLLVAWVREALEPGAAAGK
- a CDS encoding glycogen/starch/alpha-glucan phosphorylase, whose translation is MQAAALKQAVIDHLQYSVGGVAAVWSPHDYYRALALAVRDRMQRRWISSTQTVFEIRRKVAVYLSAEFLMGPHLGNNLLNLGIEQEARTALAELGQDLDVILGCEEEPGLGNGGLGRLAACYLDSLATLQRPAIGYGIRYEFGIFNQEIRDGWQTEATDKWLRYGNPWEIAKPGVVHYVNWGGHTEHYRDEEGRNRVRWVPDRVVKGTAYDTPIQGYGVNTCNTLRLWSAEAVESFDFQAFNVGDYYQAVAEKLSSETVTKVLYPNDEPEIGKRLRLGQQYFFVSCSLQDLLHILDLAGVPVQYFAQTFAVQLNDTHPSISVAELMRLLVDERRLDWDTAWAITVETFGYTNHTLLPEALETWPLEMFREFLPRHLEITYEINRRFLDEVRARFPGDESRVARMSLIAEEGDKRVRMAHLATVGSHAINGVAALHSDLLKASVLKDFYEMWPERFSNKTNGVTPRRFLALANPRLRELLNSTLGGKWLMDMGILRKLESFADDAAFQREWRAIKQANKQRLAAYIHAHTGIELEPHWLFDIQVKRIHEYKRQHLNVLHIITLYRRLKENPALAVPPRAFIFGGKAAPGYFMAKRIIKLINAVAETVNADPDVNTRMKVAFVPNFNVQSAQIIYPAADLSEQISTAGKEASGTGNMKFMLNGALTIGTLDGANVEIREEAGEENFFLFGLAADEVERVKREGYRPAGHVQGNAELRAVLELIGNGRFSRGDIEVFRPLVENLTQSDPFLVLADYAAYVACQEQVSSAWLDVENWTRMSIFNTARSGKFSSDRAIREYCDEIWNVQPVKVEL